One stretch of Flavobacterium sp. 9 DNA includes these proteins:
- a CDS encoding GyrI-like domain-containing protein, which translates to MSDFNLKRIYNTRNFIEMNYNQVISISSLEDISSYSYRNLQRVFYSLFKETIGAYQTRLKIENGYKKLLYSNAPISDIALEVGFADVQSFSKTFKKHFNCSPSVARNQKELLLNDVHPQQTISPVLEPEILFIPEKTVYYSSCKTSYINPEIENLWDTLLQNEFSEPITDFFGIITDDIVITEKTKCTYEACIVTETITKNLPIKKIFGGRYARFFHHGCYETLEDTYQQIFGKWFLNNNFEFSHLPVIEHYITNNGNCDTPSNYLTAIFIPLL; encoded by the coding sequence ATGAGTGATTTTAATCTAAAACGTATTTACAATACACGGAATTTTATTGAGATGAATTACAATCAAGTCATCTCAATAAGTTCTCTTGAAGATATTTCCAGTTACTCTTATCGAAATTTGCAACGCGTTTTTTATTCTTTATTTAAGGAAACAATTGGCGCTTATCAAACCCGATTGAAAATAGAAAACGGCTATAAAAAACTTTTGTATTCGAATGCGCCAATTTCAGATATTGCGCTTGAAGTAGGATTTGCCGATGTGCAGTCTTTTTCGAAAACTTTCAAAAAACATTTCAATTGTTCGCCTTCTGTTGCGCGAAATCAAAAGGAACTTTTATTAAACGACGTTCATCCGCAACAAACTATTTCTCCTGTTTTAGAACCTGAGATTCTTTTTATTCCCGAAAAAACAGTTTATTATTCCAGTTGTAAAACTTCTTATATCAATCCGGAAATAGAAAATCTTTGGGATACGCTATTACAAAATGAATTTTCTGAACCTATTACAGATTTCTTCGGCATTATAACAGATGATATTGTGATTACCGAAAAAACTAAATGTACTTACGAAGCTTGCATTGTTACGGAAACTATCACTAAAAACCTTCCGATAAAAAAGATTTTTGGAGGTCGATATGCTCGTTTTTTTCATCATGGATGTTACGAAACCTTAGAAGATACATATCAGCAAATCTTCGGAAAATGGTTTTTAAACAACAATTTCGAGTTCTCTCATTTGCCTGTAATTGAACATTATATTACAAACAACGGAAATTGCGATACTCCATCAAATTATCTTACGGCGATTTTTATTCCTCTTCTTTAA
- the trmD gene encoding tRNA (guanosine(37)-N1)-methyltransferase TrmD translates to MRIDIITILPELLKSPFEASIMKRAIDKGLVEVHFHNLRDYTTNKQKSVDDYPFGGGAGMVMTVQPIDACITHLKSEREYDEIIYMSPDGETLNQKMANTMSMYENIIILCGHYKGVDQRVRDHFITKEISIGDYVLSGGELGALVLSDALIRLIPGVLSDETSALTDSFQDNLLSGPIYTRPADYKGWKVPEVLTSGHFAKIDKWREDMAFEHTKNRRPDLLEGH, encoded by the coding sequence ATGCGAATTGATATTATAACGATTTTGCCGGAATTATTAAAAAGTCCGTTTGAGGCTTCGATCATGAAACGCGCCATAGACAAAGGTCTGGTTGAAGTTCATTTTCATAATTTACGTGATTATACTACGAACAAACAAAAAAGTGTCGACGATTATCCTTTTGGAGGAGGCGCCGGAATGGTTATGACTGTTCAGCCAATTGACGCTTGTATCACACATTTGAAAAGCGAACGTGAATACGACGAGATCATTTATATGTCGCCAGACGGGGAAACTTTGAACCAAAAAATGGCCAATACAATGTCGATGTATGAAAACATTATCATTTTATGCGGACATTATAAAGGTGTAGATCAGCGCGTTCGTGATCATTTTATTACGAAAGAAATTTCGATTGGTGATTATGTTTTATCTGGTGGAGAATTAGGCGCTTTGGTTTTATCAGACGCTTTAATTAGATTAATTCCTGGTGTTTTAAGCGATGAAACTTCAGCATTAACAGATAGTTTTCAGGATAATTTACTTTCAGGACCTATATATACAAGACCTGCAGATTATAAAGGATGGAAAGTTCCTGAGGTTTTAACAAGCGGTCACTTTGCTAAAATTGACAAATGGCGTGAGGATATGGCTTTTGAACATACAAAGAACAGAAGACCTGATTTGCTTGAAGGACATTAG
- a CDS encoding nuclear transport factor 2 family protein has translation MRKIIIVVAVFIFISCNNQNQSKMIDTSRNEKLIKQYFDYFNNHDWKKMSEMYIETAEFKDPSFGKGIVKQSRKQTEDKYAELNKIFPDLHDKVIQIYASGENHIIVEFISTGTAPDNSKLELPICTIFTIDNGLITKDFTYFDNFEADTTKK, from the coding sequence ATGAGAAAAATAATAATCGTTGTTGCAGTTTTTATTTTTATTTCCTGTAATAACCAAAATCAGTCAAAAATGATAGATACTAGTCGGAATGAAAAATTGATAAAACAATACTTTGATTATTTTAATAATCATGATTGGAAAAAGATGTCGGAAATGTATATAGAAACGGCAGAATTCAAAGATCCATCTTTTGGAAAAGGAATTGTAAAACAATCGCGTAAACAAACGGAAGATAAATATGCTGAACTGAATAAAATTTTCCCTGATTTACATGATAAAGTAATTCAGATTTATGCTTCCGGAGAAAATCATATTATTGTAGAGTTTATTTCGACTGGAACCGCGCCTGATAATTCAAAATTAGAATTGCCTATTTGTACTATTTTCACAATTGACAACGGATTAATTACCAAAGATTTTACGTATTTCGATAATTTTGAAGCAGATACAACCAAGAAATAG
- a CDS encoding Zn-dependent protease: protein MKKIAILIFIIFCSCNKEKAKETPRKIPKETPAEASYFKKIKSNDVKLPTPVYGDWLHSRKEKGQTFEQYFRSNHIVPTKEANIIYIRPIGNFTSLQKKQIQLTNEYLEIYFQLKTKTLEPISNDVVPNSSRRMMSDHEQLLAGYLLNDVLKEEEPVNRIALMGLSELDLYPKPEWNYVFGLASYRDKVGVSSIYRLQDGKLTAENFNLCLSRLLKISSHEIGHMFGLHHCTNANCVMNGTNSMDETDRHSIRLCSVCQRKLNSCIPYDNKKRLTDLEKYFKKNGLSDESELMKKDITVIQ, encoded by the coding sequence ATGAAGAAAATAGCTATTCTTATTTTTATAATATTCTGTTCCTGTAATAAAGAAAAAGCAAAAGAAACTCCAAGAAAGATTCCAAAAGAAACTCCTGCGGAAGCTTCATATTTTAAGAAAATCAAAAGTAATGACGTTAAATTGCCTACACCAGTTTATGGAGATTGGTTGCATTCTCGTAAAGAAAAAGGACAAACTTTTGAGCAATATTTTAGATCCAATCATATCGTTCCAACAAAAGAGGCGAACATTATTTACATTCGACCGATTGGGAATTTTACTTCTTTGCAAAAGAAACAAATTCAGCTTACAAATGAATATTTAGAAATTTACTTTCAATTAAAAACAAAAACTTTAGAGCCTATTTCGAATGATGTAGTTCCAAATTCTTCTAGAAGGATGATGTCTGATCATGAACAGTTATTGGCAGGTTATCTTTTAAATGATGTTTTAAAAGAAGAAGAACCGGTAAACAGAATTGCTTTAATGGGACTTTCAGAACTGGATTTGTATCCTAAACCGGAATGGAATTATGTTTTTGGATTGGCTTCTTATCGTGATAAAGTTGGCGTGAGTTCAATTTACAGATTACAGGATGGGAAATTAACAGCTGAAAATTTTAATCTGTGTTTGTCACGATTGCTAAAAATAAGCTCTCACGAAATTGGACATATGTTTGGTTTGCATCATTGTACGAATGCAAATTGTGTTATGAATGGTACGAATAGTATGGATGAAACGGACAGACATTCGATAAGATTATGTTCTGTTTGTCAAAGAAAATTGAATTCTTGCATTCCATATGATAATAAAAAAAGATTAACGGATTTAGAAAAATATTTTAAAAAGAATGGCTTAAGTGATGAATCTGAATTGATGAAAAAAGACATTACAGTGATTCAATAA
- a CDS encoding NADPH-dependent FMN reductase, protein MKKIKILAITGSTRKNSSNYKILKYISEHLKTDFEVEIFEDLAEIPHFNPDLDTENPPKQVEVFRNKIIEADGVIICTPEYVFSLPGSLKNVLEWCVSTTIFSNKKTGLITASASGEMAHEQLILIMKTLEAKFEENTQLLIQGVRGKINEEGKIINDETNIALQKFISNFENQF, encoded by the coding sequence ATGAAAAAAATAAAAATTCTTGCTATAACTGGCAGTACGAGAAAAAATTCAAGCAATTATAAAATTCTAAAATATATTTCAGAACATTTAAAAACGGATTTTGAAGTTGAAATTTTCGAAGACTTAGCTGAGATTCCTCATTTTAATCCGGATTTAGATACAGAGAATCCGCCAAAACAAGTTGAGGTTTTCAGAAATAAAATTATCGAGGCTGACGGAGTTATTATCTGTACGCCGGAATATGTTTTCAGTTTACCCGGAAGTTTAAAAAATGTTTTAGAATGGTGCGTTTCAACTACAATTTTCTCGAATAAAAAGACAGGATTAATAACCGCTTCTGCTTCGGGAGAAATGGCGCATGAACAGTTAATTTTAATAATGAAAACACTCGAAGCTAAATTTGAAGAAAATACACAACTTTTAATACAAGGCGTTCGCGGAAAAATTAATGAAGAAGGAAAAATTATAAATGACGAAACTAATATTGCGCTTCAAAAGTTTATATCTAATTTCGAAAATCAATTTTAG
- a CDS encoding sugar phosphate isomerase/epimerase — MITRRNFLINTSLAATAVLALPSLAFTMDKKEIGLQLYTLRDELPKDVKSTLAKVAAAGFTTVETYGFSIKDQFWGLSPIELKKILDQNGLKAVSGHYNLGSFLADGNTTELKAAIEAATILKSEYLTIPWVDEPLRRNIKDYKVIAARLNEAAKMCQKVDLKLAYHNHDFEFQKHDGITGYEILLKETDKDLVHFELDLYWVVRSGNNPVQLFNENPGRFKMWHVKDMDKLNPTLNTEIGSGSIDFKTIFKELKQSGMKHFFVEQENNYNPNPFDSIRTSCDFISKKLV, encoded by the coding sequence ATGATCACAAGAAGAAACTTTTTAATCAATACCAGTTTGGCTGCAACGGCAGTTTTAGCCTTGCCATCATTAGCATTTACTATGGATAAAAAAGAAATAGGTTTGCAATTGTACACTTTAAGAGACGAACTTCCGAAAGATGTGAAATCGACTTTGGCAAAAGTTGCAGCTGCAGGATTCACAACTGTTGAAACGTATGGTTTTTCTATTAAAGATCAATTCTGGGGATTATCTCCAATTGAATTAAAGAAAATATTAGACCAAAACGGACTTAAAGCTGTAAGCGGACATTATAACTTGGGAAGCTTTTTAGCGGATGGAAATACAACAGAATTGAAAGCTGCAATTGAAGCCGCTACAATTTTGAAAAGTGAATATTTGACAATTCCGTGGGTTGATGAACCTTTGAGAAGGAATATTAAAGATTATAAAGTTATCGCAGCGCGATTAAATGAAGCTGCTAAAATGTGTCAGAAAGTAGATTTAAAATTGGCGTATCACAATCATGATTTCGAATTTCAAAAACACGACGGAATTACCGGATATGAAATTTTATTAAAAGAAACAGATAAAGATTTGGTTCATTTTGAGTTAGATTTATATTGGGTTGTTCGCTCAGGAAATAATCCGGTTCAATTGTTTAATGAAAATCCGGGACGTTTTAAAATGTGGCATGTAAAAGATATGGACAAACTAAATCCAACTTTGAACACAGAAATTGGTTCAGGTTCAATTGATTTTAAAACCATTTTTAAGGAATTAAAACAATCCGGAATGAAACATTTTTTTGTAGAACAAGAGAATAATTACAATCCAAACCCTTTTGATTCGATTAGAACAAGTTGTGATTTTATTTCTAAAAAATTGGTTTAG
- a CDS encoding cupin domain-containing protein, whose translation MQSFGTSKEFIKGDEIEWEVVGEGIKRKILAFDDKVMLVNVHFEKGGIGVLHEHYHSQVTYISSGKFDVTISDVTQTLKEGDSFYIPPHAIHGVVCLESGMLTDVFSPAREDFLK comes from the coding sequence ATGCAAAGTTTCGGGACAAGCAAAGAATTTATAAAAGGAGATGAAATAGAGTGGGAAGTAGTTGGTGAAGGAATCAAACGCAAAATTCTGGCTTTTGATGACAAGGTAATGCTGGTGAATGTTCATTTTGAAAAAGGCGGAATTGGTGTTTTGCATGAACATTATCATTCTCAGGTAACTTATATTTCCAGCGGAAAATTTGACGTTACGATTTCGGACGTTACGCAAACATTAAAAGAAGGCGATAGTTTTTATATTCCGCCTCACGCGATTCATGGCGTTGTTTGTTTAGAAAGCGGAATGCTTACAGATGTTTTTAGTCCTGCAAGAGAAGATTTTTTAAAATAG
- a CDS encoding MFS transporter yields the protein MAACTGLIVANLYYCQPLIVLIANEFKIPEASAGTITYLTQAGYAIGLFFMVPLGDKIERKKQILITTFASVIALILAATAKSFFLLQMASLLIGITSIVPQLILPLAASLSAPEQRGKVVGTIMSGLLVGILLSRTLSGFIGQVLGWRSMFYIAAGICLLIFFVIQNKFPVNKPQFQGTYGQLIQSLFTLIKTQPVLREATIINVFSFAQFGAFWTTMVLLLSGAPFHFNSATIGLFGIVGASGALAAPLVGRLGDKGGSRVAVGYGCLLILLSFIIFYFSIESVIGIAIGIVFIDIGIQGVHISNQTRVYSLLPEARNRLNTVFMSFSFLGTAAGSAYGLLLWKLGGWHAVAIGCVGLSLLSFVVYGLTYKSIPKPRDKK from the coding sequence ATGGCAGCTTGCACTGGACTTATAGTTGCAAATCTGTATTACTGCCAACCTTTAATTGTTTTAATTGCCAACGAATTTAAAATTCCAGAAGCCAGCGCGGGTACAATCACGTATCTAACGCAAGCTGGTTATGCGATTGGTTTGTTTTTTATGGTTCCGCTAGGCGATAAAATAGAACGTAAAAAGCAAATTTTAATTACCACTTTTGCTTCTGTAATTGCGCTAATTCTTGCAGCTACGGCAAAAAGTTTTTTCCTGTTGCAAATGGCTTCTTTATTAATCGGAATTACGTCAATTGTTCCGCAGCTTATTTTGCCTTTGGCAGCTTCTTTGAGTGCGCCGGAACAACGAGGAAAAGTAGTTGGAACCATTATGAGCGGATTGCTTGTTGGTATTTTACTTTCAAGAACTTTAAGCGGATTCATTGGACAAGTTTTAGGATGGAGATCGATGTTTTATATCGCCGCCGGAATTTGTTTGTTGATCTTTTTTGTAATTCAAAACAAATTTCCAGTAAATAAACCTCAGTTTCAAGGAACTTACGGTCAATTGATTCAATCTCTTTTTACACTTATAAAAACGCAACCTGTATTACGTGAAGCTACAATTATTAATGTGTTTAGTTTTGCACAATTTGGAGCTTTTTGGACCACAATGGTTTTATTGCTTTCCGGAGCGCCTTTTCATTTTAATAGTGCTACAATTGGTTTATTCGGGATTGTAGGTGCTTCTGGAGCTTTAGCAGCGCCATTAGTGGGAAGATTAGGAGATAAAGGAGGTTCGAGAGTCGCTGTAGGCTATGGATGTCTGTTGATATTACTTAGTTTTATAATTTTTTATTTCTCAATAGAAAGTGTCATCGGAATCGCGATCGGAATTGTATTTATTGATATAGGAATTCAAGGTGTTCATATTTCAAACCAAACCCGAGTTTATTCATTGCTTCCAGAAGCGAGAAACAGACTAAATACTGTATTTATGTCGTTTAGCTTTTTAGGAACTGCTGCCGGATCTGCTTACGGATTATTGCTATGGAAACTTGGCGGATGGCACGCTGTAGCTATTGGCTGTGTGGGATTGTCATTACTCTCATTTGTAGTTTACGGTCTTACTTATAAATCAATCCCGAAGCCTCGGGATAAAAAATAG
- a CDS encoding peptidylprolyl isomerase, whose amino-acid sequence MENGIYAKFNTGKGSILVKLTHDLTPGTVGNFVALAEGNMENKVKPQGQKFYDGLTFHRVIPDFMIQGGCPKGTGTGDPGYKFDDEFHPSLKHDRPGVLAMANSGPASNGSQFYITHVPTSWLDGKHTVFGHVIEGQDVVDAVAQGDSLDNVEIIRVGEEAEKFNAIEAFIALKGARLKRDAALKAESEAKMEQLAAGFDKTDSGLRYKMIQKGDGKKAEAGKTVAVHYEGSLENGKVFDSSYPRKKPIEFRLGQGQVIEGWDEGIALLQVGDKARFVIPSDLAYGASGAGGVIPPNATLIFDVELMDVK is encoded by the coding sequence ATGGAAAACGGAATATACGCTAAATTCAACACTGGTAAAGGTTCGATTTTAGTAAAACTTACACATGATTTAACACCAGGAACCGTAGGGAATTTTGTAGCTCTTGCAGAAGGAAATATGGAAAATAAAGTAAAACCTCAAGGACAAAAATTCTATGATGGATTAACATTCCACAGAGTAATTCCTGATTTTATGATCCAAGGTGGTTGTCCAAAAGGAACTGGAACTGGAGATCCTGGATATAAATTTGATGATGAATTTCACCCAAGTTTAAAACACGATCGTCCGGGAGTTTTAGCAATGGCAAATTCAGGACCTGCAAGTAATGGTTCTCAATTTTACATTACTCACGTTCCAACTTCTTGGTTAGACGGAAAACATACTGTTTTTGGTCACGTAATCGAAGGTCAGGATGTTGTTGATGCTGTAGCTCAAGGTGATTCTCTTGATAATGTAGAAATTATCAGAGTTGGAGAAGAAGCTGAAAAATTCAATGCTATTGAAGCTTTCATCGCTTTAAAAGGTGCTCGTCTAAAAAGAGATGCAGCTTTAAAAGCAGAATCTGAAGCAAAAATGGAGCAATTAGCTGCTGGTTTTGATAAAACTGATAGCGGTTTACGTTACAAAATGATCCAAAAAGGAGACGGTAAAAAAGCTGAAGCTGGTAAAACAGTTGCAGTTCACTACGAAGGATCTTTAGAAAACGGAAAAGTTTTTGATTCTTCTTACCCACGCAAAAAACCAATCGAATTTAGATTAGGTCAAGGTCAGGTTATCGAAGGATGGGACGAAGGTATTGCTTTGTTACAAGTTGGAGATAAAGCTCGTTTTGTAATTCCATCTGATTTAGCTTATGGAGCTTCAGGTGCAGGAGGAGTTATTCCACCAAACGCAACTTTGATTTTTGACGTTGAATTAATGGACGTAAAATAA
- a CDS encoding cytochrome C, which translates to MKSKILILAAVLLFVVSCGTKKAAPATPATPAVTEAAKPTTLTPELAEGKNLYENSCARCHKLYDPKKFSQEDWKPILVRMQKKAKLDDTQMTSISNYITSQL; encoded by the coding sequence ATGAAATCAAAAATCTTAATCCTAGCAGCTGTATTGTTGTTTGTAGTTTCGTGTGGTACTAAAAAAGCAGCTCCAGCTACACCAGCAACTCCAGCGGTGACTGAGGCAGCAAAACCTACAACATTAACGCCTGAATTGGCAGAAGGAAAAAACTTGTACGAGAACAGTTGTGCAAGATGTCATAAATTGTATGACCCAAAGAAATTTAGTCAGGAAGATTGGAAACCAATTTTAGTAAGAATGCAAAAGAAAGCGAAGTTAGATGATACGCAAATGACTTCAATATCAAATTATATAACTTCTCAATTATAA
- a CDS encoding GreA/GreB family elongation factor: MKPTPTFCKTDYHFLRELILKSKNSTNTKEANQLSQELDRAIISKESELDNSIVRINSYVTIEDVKAKKQMKIQIVLPSFADVKQSKISILAPLSVAIIGFKENDEVDWELPAGIKTLKIVAVSNTSENIS, encoded by the coding sequence ATGAAACCAACACCCACTTTCTGTAAAACAGATTATCATTTCTTAAGGGAATTGATTTTAAAAAGTAAAAATTCTACAAATACAAAAGAAGCAAATCAGCTTTCGCAAGAATTAGATCGCGCAATAATTAGTAAAGAAAGCGAATTAGACAATTCCATCGTGAGAATCAATTCTTATGTTACTATTGAAGATGTAAAAGCTAAGAAACAAATGAAAATTCAGATCGTTTTACCTTCATTTGCAGATGTAAAACAAAGTAAAATTTCAATTTTAGCACCTTTAAGCGTTGCTATTATTGGCTTTAAAGAAAATGACGAAGTTGACTGGGAATTGCCGGCTGGAATAAAAACTTTAAAAATAGTTGCTGTCAGCAATACTTCTGAAAATATTTCTTAA
- a CDS encoding thioredoxin family protein, producing MARTPSNMIPLGTIAPSFKLKDTNSNNEYSYEDLKGSKGTLVIFMCNHCPFVLHVIKEIVMIANDYRVQGLGVIAISSNDVEKFPQDSPELMTEFAFQNKIDFPYLYDESQEVAKSYEAACTPDFYLFDNQDRLFYRGQLDDSRPGNGIPLSGSDLRNAIDSLIYNRNLKEPQKPSIGCNIKWK from the coding sequence ATGGCACGTACACCTTCAAATATGATTCCGCTTGGAACGATTGCTCCGAGCTTTAAATTAAAAGATACCAATTCTAATAATGAATACTCATATGAAGATTTGAAGGGATCAAAAGGTACGCTTGTAATTTTCATGTGCAATCATTGTCCATTTGTACTTCATGTAATTAAGGAAATCGTTATGATTGCCAATGATTATCGTGTACAAGGACTTGGCGTAATTGCAATTTCCAGTAATGATGTAGAGAAATTTCCTCAGGATTCTCCTGAATTAATGACAGAATTTGCTTTTCAGAATAAAATAGATTTTCCTTATTTGTATGATGAAAGCCAAGAAGTTGCCAAATCTTATGAAGCTGCGTGTACTCCTGATTTTTATTTATTTGACAATCAGGATCGCTTATTTTACCGTGGCCAACTGGACGATTCAAGACCTGGAAACGGAATTCCGTTAAGCGGAAGTGATTTGCGAAATGCAATTGATTCTCTTATTTATAACCGAAATCTGAAGGAGCCTCAAAAACCAAGTATTGGCTGTAATATCAAATGGAAGTAA
- a CDS encoding alpha/beta fold hydrolase encodes MENSLLNTSLSLRDSDFDLQQLNTDKYIETDKNVKLYVKDYGKGNPVILIHGWPLSNEMWEYQIDFLVQNNYRVIAYDRRGFGKSSQPYEGYDYDTLTDDLKEIIEQLQLENVTLVGFSMGGGEVVRYFSRYGGKGVTKAALISSIVPFLLKTDDNPEGRPKEKSEATAASINEDRIGFLDNFGKIFFGVNIINKPLSTPLLEHYRNLCATASPRATLQCAESLNYTDFRDELHTIKVPTLIIHGTDDKNVPIEVSSEKTSKAIKNNTFIVYEGAPHGLFYTHKDKLNKDLLEFLNS; translated from the coding sequence ATGGAAAATAGTCTTCTAAACACCAGCCTTTCTCTTAGAGATTCTGACTTTGATCTTCAGCAATTAAATACCGATAAATATATTGAAACTGATAAAAACGTAAAGCTATACGTTAAAGATTACGGAAAAGGAAATCCTGTAATTTTGATTCATGGCTGGCCGCTTTCAAACGAAATGTGGGAGTATCAAATTGATTTTCTGGTTCAGAATAATTATCGCGTAATCGCTTATGATCGCCGTGGATTTGGCAAATCATCACAACCTTATGAAGGATATGATTATGATACTTTGACAGATGATTTAAAAGAAATTATCGAGCAGCTTCAGTTAGAAAATGTAACTCTGGTTGGTTTCTCAATGGGCGGTGGCGAAGTTGTACGTTACTTTAGCCGTTATGGCGGAAAAGGCGTTACAAAAGCAGCGTTAATTTCTTCAATAGTTCCATTTTTATTAAAAACTGATGATAACCCGGAAGGTCGTCCAAAAGAGAAAAGTGAAGCAACAGCCGCGTCTATAAATGAAGACCGAATTGGCTTTTTGGATAATTTTGGAAAAATATTCTTTGGCGTCAACATTATCAATAAACCTTTAAGTACGCCTTTGTTAGAACATTACCGAAATTTATGTGCAACAGCCTCGCCTAGAGCAACATTGCAATGTGCAGAATCTTTAAACTATACCGATTTTAGAGACGAGCTTCACACAATCAAAGTTCCAACATTAATAATTCACGGAACCGATGATAAAAATGTCCCTATTGAAGTCAGCTCTGAAAAAACATCCAAAGCAATAAAAAACAATACTTTTATTGTTTATGAAGGCGCTCCACATGGACTATTTTATACGCATAAAGACAAACTAAACAAAGATTTATTAGAGTTTCTAAATTCCTAA
- a CDS encoding tRNA-binding protein, with protein MDLTWSEFERTDMRVGTIIEVNDFPEARKPAYQLTIDFGAEIGIRKSSAQITTHYKKEDLLNRQIISVVNFPKKQIGKFMSECLVLGAIGKEGDVILLAPDFKIENGLRIG; from the coding sequence ATGGATTTAACCTGGAGCGAATTTGAAAGAACCGATATGCGTGTCGGAACCATTATTGAAGTAAATGATTTTCCCGAAGCAAGAAAACCGGCTTATCAGCTTACAATTGATTTTGGTGCCGAAATTGGAATCAGAAAATCATCAGCACAAATAACAACACATTACAAAAAAGAAGATTTATTAAACCGACAAATTATATCAGTCGTAAATTTTCCCAAAAAACAAATTGGAAAATTCATGAGCGAATGTCTGGTTCTTGGCGCAATAGGCAAGGAGGGAGACGTTATTTTATTAGCTCCCGATTTTAAAATAGAAAATGGACTTAGGATTGGGTAG
- a CDS encoding alpha/beta hydrolase: protein METNLLILPGLGNSGVKHWQTFWHKKFKNSIRLVQDNWDEPIREEWIERLNEEVAKLDRPTILVAHSLAVSLVQHWAAANTNKNIVGALLVAPADVDSPQHTPESVRNFAPMPISKLPFPSIVVASENDPYASFERKQYFAEKWGSDFVNVGQQGHINSDSDLKYWEEGQLILQQLIEKIS from the coding sequence ATGGAAACAAACTTATTAATATTACCCGGATTAGGAAATTCTGGCGTAAAACACTGGCAAACCTTTTGGCATAAAAAATTTAAAAATTCTATTCGTTTAGTTCAGGACAATTGGGACGAACCTATTCGCGAAGAATGGATCGAACGCTTAAACGAAGAAGTTGCAAAACTTGATCGCCCAACTATTTTGGTCGCGCATAGTTTGGCAGTTTCATTAGTACAACATTGGGCAGCAGCAAATACAAACAAGAATATTGTAGGCGCATTATTGGTCGCTCCCGCTGATGTAGATTCACCTCAACACACTCCGGAATCTGTTCGGAATTTTGCGCCAATGCCAATTTCAAAATTACCATTTCCTTCAATAGTTGTCGCAAGCGAAAATGATCCTTATGCTTCTTTCGAAAGAAAACAATATTTTGCCGAAAAATGGGGAAGTGATTTTGTAAACGTCGGACAGCAAGGGCATATTAATTCAGATTCTGATTTAAAATATTGGGAAGAAGGACAATTAATATTACAGCAATTAATTGAGAAGATTTCTTAG